The Naumovozyma dairenensis CBS 421 chromosome 1, complete genome genome includes a region encoding these proteins:
- the STE7 gene encoding mitogen-activated protein kinase kinase STE7 (similar to Saccharomyces cerevisiae STE7 (YDL159W); ancestral locus Anc_7.335), which translates to MNPFQTRSLQRKNTKNLELGNNKNTLNSNTCVSDAIPPRLSKIEGRNRDPIILTNLNCNNDRTVTSKKLFLERNLQKSPKERTYQSSLSPSPSSVSPLSSPNESPSHKLNFANKGSLYLRRGLKKKLTLDPTPSLSEPLPLNPLEIKKPHSQQTVETSSVHSQVKTIKRKVPPSPLKLTNNNNTINNIQSHQTTVIKNDTIIIQQQEDSDSPYKSIASPLYNNNKSSTSSPTLIVPTTNTTNNSSGGSTSPQHTIPTTDSIYQLQDLVQLGKIGSGNSGTVVKTLHVPTSKIIAKKTIPLEKNNEIILNQLIRELTIMKSVKSHKNIISFYGAYYDNVKNNEIIILMEYMDCGSLDKILLTYKRLVNRGFIDSKLKNWFNDSLILSKLSYAVLNGLDYLYTNYKIIHRDIKPSNILVNSKGQVKICDFGVSKKLINSIADTFVGTSTYMSPERIQGNVYSTKGDVWSLGLVIIELVTGKFPLSLNNNNSNHNNNNNNNNNNNKNKNNNRNSDNDNIINNNNNSPDGILDLLQRIVNEPSPKLPRDNNNYQFPTEMIDFVNKCCIKEEKNRSSIHELLAHDFILMYSDKLYNKEFKMWCKMIKSYIKQDRQFKREDIERAKFEKRQLEKSSEAAKKNRH; encoded by the coding sequence atgaatccATTTCAAACGAGAAGCttacaaaggaaaaatacaaaaaacCTAGAATTAGGTAACAACAAGAATACTTTAAATTCTAATACATGTGTAAGTGACGCGATTCCTCCACGCCTCAGTAAAATAGAGGGAAGAAATCGAGACCCGATTATATTGACTAATCTTAATTGCAACAATGATAGAACAGTAACATCcaagaaattatttctaGAACgtaatttacaaaaatcaCCCAAGGAGCGAACATACCAGTCTTCTTTGTCTCCTTCACCGTCGTCTGTTTCACCTCTATCTTCTCCGAATGAATCACCATCACACAAACTAAATTTTGCTAACAAGGGTAGTTTATACCTTCGAAGAggtttaaagaaaaaactgACGTTAGATCCAACACCATCACTCTCTGAACCGTTACCCCTGAATCcattagaaataaaaaagcCACACTCTCAACAAACAGTAGAAACGTCATCGGTACATTCTCAAGTGAAAACAATTAAACGTAAGGTTCCACCGTCACCTCTGAAACtcacaaataataataataccataAATAATATCCAAAGTCATCAAACTACtgtaataaaaaatgataccataataatacaacaaCAGGAAGATTCAGATTCTCCTTATAAATCCATTGCATCACCACtatacaataataataaaagttCAACTTCATCTCCAACATTGATAGTGCCAACTACAAACACAACTAATAATAGCAGTGGAGGGAGCACATCACCACAACATACAATACCTACGACAGATTCCATATACcaattacaagatttaGTCCAATTAGGTAAGATTGGATCAGGTAATTCAGGTACAGTAGTCAAGACACTCCACGTACCAACATCCAAAATAATAGCTAAAAAGACAATCCCCCTTGagaaaaacaatgaaaTCATATTGAACCAACTAATTAGAGAATTAACGATAATGAAAAGTGTCAAATCacataaaaatatcatatcattCTATGGTGCATACTATGACAAtgtgaaaaataatgaaattatcatATTAATGGAATATATGGATTGCGGCTCGTTAGATAAAATCTTATTAACTTATAAAAGACTGGTTAATCGTGGATTCATTGAttccaaattgaaaaattggtTCAATGATTCTTTGatactttcaaaattatcataCGCAGTTTTAAATGGGCTAGATTATCTTTATACTAAttataaaattattcataGAGATATTAAGCCTTCTAATATTTTGGTTAATAGTAAAGGACAAGTGAAAATTTGTGATTTCGgtgtttcaaaaaaattaataaactCAATTGCTGATACTTTTGTCGGGACTTCTACTTATATGTCACCGGAAAGAATTCAAGGTAATGTTTATTCGACAAAAGGAGACGTTTGGTCATTAGGTTTAGTCATTATAGAATTGGTAACAGGCAAGTTCCCATTAagtttaaataataataacagcaatcataataataataataataataataataataataataaaaataaaaataataataggaattctgataatgataacatcattaataacaataataattctcCAGATGGCATTCTTGATTTACTACAAAGAATCGTTAATGAACCATCTCCAAAGTTACCCagagataataataattatcagTTCCCAACGGAAATGATAGATTTCGTCAATAAATGTTGTATTAAAGAGGAGAAAAATAGATCATCAATTCATGAATTGTTAGCTCATGATTTC